The Acidobacteriota bacterium genome includes a region encoding these proteins:
- a CDS encoding aminopeptidase P family protein, which translates to MCVDRRDFLRLSAGAAGLAALYVEESAAAAEISANPLPNSIGQPQALADKVVPITDAERRARIEKAQRLMVENKIDAIYLESGSSLFYYTSVRWGNSERMFAAVIPARGEIAWITPKFEEARARELIRFGKDIRAWEEDESPYRVVTGIFKDRGIRTGRIGMEERVRFFLFDGIRQEAKHLDYVSADPVTVGCRVIKSPAEIALLQRANDITLAAFKNAAATLKEGMTQYEFGAQVSAAFRALGSSGSALIGFGQYTAFPHGSIQPQQLKEGDVVLMDGGCNVEGYQSDITRTFVFGKPTQRQRDIWNLERKAQDAAFAAAKPGAACEAVDAAARKVITEAGFGPDYKVPGLPHRTGHGIGLDGHEWTNFVRGNKTKLQPGMCFSDEPMIAIYGEFGIRLEDCLYITEDGARFFTKQSASIDQPFG; encoded by the coding sequence ATGTGTGTAGACCGCAGAGACTTTCTACGTTTATCCGCAGGGGCCGCTGGGCTGGCCGCCCTATATGTTGAGGAGTCGGCAGCCGCGGCTGAAATCAGCGCCAATCCGCTGCCGAATTCGATTGGCCAGCCCCAAGCGCTTGCCGACAAGGTCGTGCCGATTACCGACGCTGAGCGCCGCGCCCGCATCGAAAAGGCGCAACGCCTGATGGTCGAAAACAAGATTGACGCGATTTACCTGGAATCCGGCTCTAGCCTCTTCTATTACACGAGCGTGCGGTGGGGAAACAGCGAACGCATGTTTGCCGCCGTCATTCCCGCGCGCGGCGAAATCGCCTGGATCACGCCAAAGTTTGAAGAAGCGCGCGCCCGCGAATTGATTCGCTTTGGCAAAGACATCCGCGCCTGGGAAGAAGACGAAAGTCCGTATCGAGTTGTGACGGGCATTTTCAAAGATCGCGGGATTCGCACGGGCCGCATCGGCATGGAAGAGCGCGTGCGCTTCTTCCTGTTTGATGGCATCCGGCAAGAGGCGAAACATCTGGATTATGTGAGCGCCGATCCGGTGACGGTGGGTTGTCGCGTCATCAAGTCGCCTGCCGAAATCGCGCTGCTGCAACGCGCCAACGACATCACCCTCGCCGCGTTCAAGAACGCTGCCGCGACCTTGAAAGAAGGCATGACGCAATACGAATTCGGCGCACAGGTCAGCGCGGCCTTTCGCGCGCTCGGCAGCTCCGGCTCGGCATTGATCGGCTTCGGGCAATACACCGCTTTCCCGCACGGCAGCATACAGCCGCAGCAGTTGAAAGAAGGCGATGTGGTGCTGATGGATGGCGGCTGCAACGTCGAAGGCTATCAATCAGACATCACGCGCACCTTCGTCTTCGGCAAGCCCACGCAACGGCAGCGCGACATCTGGAACCTGGAGCGTAAAGCGCAGGACGCCGCCTTTGCCGCCGCCAAACCGGGCGCGGCCTGCGAAGCGGTGGACGCCGCCGCGCGCAAGGTCATCACCGAGGCGGGCTTCGGCCCTGATTACAAAGTGCCCGGACTGCCGCATCGCACCGGCCACGGCATCGGCCTGGACGGACACGAATGGACGAACTTCGTGCGCGGCAATAAAACCAAACTCCAACCCGGCATGTGTTTCAGCGACGAACCGATGATCGCGATTTACGGCGAGTTCGGTATTCGGCTCGAAGATTGTTTGTACATTACCGAAGACGGCGCGCGCTTCTTCACGAAACAAAGCGCTTCGATTGACCAGCCTTTTGGTTGA
- a CDS encoding Crp/Fnr family transcriptional regulator has product MSDQSSVTITKIAALKRTALFGELAESELTALAGHAVERRLARDEILFIAGDEAQGLFVICAGALRAFREGVDGREQVIHVERAGATIAELPVFDDKPYPSTVAAEEETVVLFLDKREVRALCLRHPQIALAGLKMLAGRLRRCAELVEALSLHEVDQRLARWLLSEARLRGAKQGQTLTVTLLLTNQQIAARIGSVREVVSRALNRLQNNGLIVIEGRVIKIADEAALAVYAEG; this is encoded by the coding sequence ATGTCTGACCAATCGTCTGTCACCATCACAAAAATCGCAGCTTTGAAGCGCACCGCGCTGTTCGGCGAACTGGCGGAGTCCGAGTTGACCGCCTTGGCGGGACACGCGGTCGAACGGCGGCTGGCGCGCGATGAAATCCTGTTTATCGCGGGCGATGAAGCGCAAGGCTTATTCGTAATCTGCGCCGGCGCGCTGCGCGCTTTTCGCGAAGGCGTGGACGGACGCGAACAGGTCATCCACGTCGAGCGCGCGGGCGCGACCATTGCCGAACTGCCGGTCTTCGACGACAAGCCCTACCCTTCAACCGTGGCGGCAGAGGAAGAAACGGTGGTGCTCTTTTTGGACAAGCGCGAGGTCAGGGCGCTTTGTTTGCGCCACCCGCAGATTGCACTCGCCGGGCTGAAAATGCTGGCCGGACGTTTGCGCCGTTGCGCCGAACTGGTCGAGGCGCTTTCGCTGCACGAGGTTGATCAGCGGCTCGCGCGCTGGTTGCTGAGCGAAGCGCGTTTGCGCGGGGCGAAACAGGGGCAGACGCTCACGGTCACCCTGTTGCTCACCAATCAACAAATCGCCGCGCGCATCGGGTCAGTACGCGAAGTCGTTTCGCGCGCGCTGAATCGGCTGCAAAACAATGGCTTGATCGTGATTGAAGGGCGCGTCATTAAAATTGCGGACGAAGCGGCGTTGGCGGTCTATGCCGAAGGGTAA
- a CDS encoding YwiC-like family protein → MNLRTNLRLPKEHGAWAMLYVPFVLGWLVAGKLSWSVLWLFCAVSALFISREALQVWWRARTRGRSAPQEARLLLVYLGSAALCGLPLLLTARLYWLLPLGGLGVLLLLINGKQATQLEARTVGSELLAIGGLTLTAPAAFYAARGVWQPTALWLWLLSALYFASSVFYIKLRIYRLNPRKQDEQRRAWQSCAVYHAFLLAALLALWLTGSLSLFVLVAFAPVLARSLWSLFKPVTQVNLRRAGFMEIGYSIIFLVCLALSFSAR, encoded by the coding sequence ATGAACTTACGAACGAATTTACGACTTCCCAAAGAGCATGGCGCATGGGCCATGCTCTATGTGCCCTTTGTGCTGGGCTGGCTGGTAGCCGGGAAACTTTCCTGGTCAGTGCTTTGGCTGTTTTGCGCTGTCAGCGCGCTGTTTATCTCGCGCGAGGCCTTGCAAGTCTGGTGGCGGGCGCGCACCCGTGGGCGCTCAGCGCCGCAAGAAGCCCGGTTGTTGCTGGTTTATCTGGGCAGCGCGGCGCTGTGTGGGCTGCCATTGTTGCTGACCGCACGGCTCTATTGGTTATTACCGTTGGGCGGTCTCGGCGTCTTGCTGCTGCTCATCAACGGCAAGCAGGCCACGCAATTGGAAGCACGCACGGTCGGCAGCGAATTGCTGGCGATTGGGGGACTGACCTTGACCGCGCCAGCGGCATTTTATGCGGCGCGCGGTGTGTGGCAACCGACGGCGCTCTGGCTTTGGTTGCTAAGCGCGCTGTATTTCGCCAGCAGCGTCTTTTACATCAAGTTGCGCATTTATCGGCTGAACCCGCGCAAACAGGACGAGCAAAGACGTGCTTGGCAAAGTTGCGCGGTGTATCACGCCTTTTTGCTCGCTGCGTTGCTGGCCTTGTGGCTGACGGGCAGTTTGTCGTTGTTTGTGCTGGTCGCGTTTGCGCCAGTGCTCGCGCGTTCGCTCTGGAGCCTGTTCAAACCTGTCACGCAGGTCAACTTGCGGCGCGCTGGCTTTATGGAGATCGGCTATTCCATTATCTTTCTGGTCTGTTTGGCGTTGAGCTTTTCAGCGCGCTGA
- a CDS encoding glutathionylspermidine synthase family protein gives MREKAISEYHEFLAADEGLTPDLFARLKAAMNTNRLLYGQREIGVALRPHLLTRRQYDLLTYRSRVLAGAFEQIAAALLEQPALMPRMGLSELERRLARIDPGYKHATITSRLDGFFLGDELKFVEYNAENPSSLTDQAGLNQVLFELRALQQFAERYRLRQFAPVAGLLHALLTTWREWGGSGAPHIAILDWPDLPTEHEFVLLRNYLVSSGLPAVICAPDELEYSGGHGKKLRRGAFQIDLVYKRVIYNEFLARYDETQPLLQAYRDHAVCLINPFRCKLLHKKASFEFLTDEVYHRWFSAEALRVIAHSIPWTRRVTERKVQYGEQEYDLLALLRRERERFILKPNDDYGGRGLLFGKSASIAEWDEALERALASDYVAQEVLALQTEEFPIFNEYTWNLQPMYVDTNPFIFRGEVEGAMVRLSDSPIVNVTSGGGETGFFVLEEG, from the coding sequence ATGCGTGAAAAGGCGATTTCTGAATACCACGAATTTCTGGCGGCAGATGAAGGGTTGACGCCGGACTTATTCGCCCGGCTGAAAGCGGCGATGAACACGAACCGTTTGCTTTATGGACAGCGCGAAATCGGTGTGGCGTTGCGGCCTCATCTGCTGACGCGCAGGCAATACGACCTGTTGACCTATCGGTCGCGTGTCTTGGCGGGGGCGTTCGAGCAAATTGCTGCGGCTTTGCTGGAGCAGCCAGCGTTGATGCCACGCATGGGTTTGAGCGAGTTGGAGCGGCGTCTGGCACGGATTGATCCCGGCTACAAGCACGCCACCATTACCTCGCGGCTGGATGGCTTTTTCCTGGGCGACGAATTGAAGTTTGTCGAATACAACGCCGAGAACCCGTCGAGCCTGACCGATCAAGCGGGCTTGAATCAGGTTTTGTTTGAATTGCGCGCGCTGCAACAGTTTGCCGAACGTTACCGTTTGCGCCAGTTCGCCCCAGTGGCCGGCTTGCTGCACGCTTTGCTGACGACCTGGCGCGAATGGGGCGGCAGCGGCGCGCCGCACATCGCCATTCTGGATTGGCCTGATTTGCCGACCGAACACGAATTTGTGCTGTTGCGCAATTATCTGGTCAGCAGCGGCTTGCCCGCGGTCATTTGCGCGCCGGATGAATTGGAATACAGCGGTGGCCACGGGAAGAAGCTGCGGCGCGGCGCGTTTCAGATTGATCTGGTTTACAAGCGCGTCATCTACAACGAATTCCTGGCGCGTTATGACGAAACGCAGCCGTTGCTGCAAGCCTACCGCGACCACGCCGTCTGTCTGATCAATCCCTTCCGTTGCAAGCTGCTGCACAAGAAAGCGAGCTTCGAGTTTCTGACCGACGAGGTTTATCACCGCTGGTTTTCGGCGGAAGCCTTGCGCGTCATCGCACACAGCATTCCGTGGACGCGGCGTGTGACCGAACGCAAAGTGCAATACGGCGAGCAGGAATATGACCTGCTCGCATTGCTGCGGCGTGAGCGCGAACGATTCATTCTGAAACCGAACGATGATTACGGCGGGCGCGGCTTGTTGTTTGGCAAAAGCGCTTCGATAGCGGAATGGGATGAGGCGTTAGAGCGGGCGCTGGCCAGCGATTACGTCGCACAAGAGGTGCTGGCGTTGCAGACCGAAGAATTCCCCATCTTTAACGAATATACCTGGAATCTACAGCCGATGTACGTGGATACCAATCCGTTCATTTTTCGCGGCGAAGTCGAAGGCGCGATGGTGCGGCTGTCCGATTCGCCAATTGTCAATGTGACATCGGGCGGTGGCGAAACGGGCTTTTTTGTGTTGGAAGAAGGGTGA